In Priestia aryabhattai, the DNA window ATTAAAAAATATAAAGAAGTCATTTAGATTTTTTAATAAAAATAAATGACATAATTAAATACGCATCTCATATGAGATGCGTATTTAATCACTGCTGTTGCTGTTCTCCGCCCGAGTCAGATCCACCGGAAGAAGAACCACCATCGTCGCTGCTTTGTTTTTGTCCACCTTGTGTTTCTTCAGCTGCTTTCAAAAGAATGTCTTGAATTTTAGATTGATAAAGAGGGCTATCAAACGTTTCGCTCATAATCTTTTGTAAATAAGTGCGATATTCTTTACTCTTTAAAACAGTTAGTACTTCTTTCTCCATAGCCGGATCCTTTAAAACGTCTTGAAGCATTCCTTGATATTCAGGATCTTTCATTAATTGCTTGATGACCGTTTTATTTTCTTTTTCTAGACTTTTAGCAAAGCTTTCAGCAAACTTCGGATCATCCATGGCTTTTTTCCAAAATTCCACGCCTTTATCTGATACTAGGGTTTGAGAAATTGTATCTTTTATCGCGTTTTGATCCATCAAAATATCTTGTCTAACAGAAGGATCTTTCATAATTGCCTCGACTGCTTTTTTTCCTTCATCTGTCTTTAAAATATCAACAACCATTTTCTTTGTTTGATCATAATCCATACCATTGTTCTCTTCATCTTGCGGTGCACAGGCTGTAGCTAAAAGCATACACATTCCTATATAAATGAGGAGCATGAGTCGCTTTTTCATAGTAATGAGCTCCTTTCCTAATATGCTTACGCTTAATATGAGATAATCAAGGTTTTTTATTCATAAAAGAGCTCTAGATTTTTCAAAACGTGATTGGTACAATTTATGAAAAGGTACAATTTTGTAACTTATGGGGGAGATGGAAGTGAATAGTCGAAATTGGGTTCGTCTATTTCTAACCACGTTAGCTGTCGGGGGTATAAGTACAGCTTTTGTTGGATTTGCGGTGCGCTGGGGGGAATACGGTCATTTATTTCAACAAGGAAAAATAGGAGAAATTGTTGCTGTTTTAACATGGCTCGTAGGCGTAGGGTTTATTTTTAGTTTAATTAGTCAAATGGGGTTTTTTGCATATTTAACCATTCACCGGTTTGGGTTGGGAATTTTTAAATCTGTATCTCTTTGGAAATCCGTTCAAATTATATTTATTTTATTTGTATTATTTGACGTTGCGTATTTTCGATATAAGTTCTTTCAACAGCCGGGAGAAGGCATAGGCAAGTATATTTTGTTAAGCGTTTTCTTATTAGCGGTGGGGTTGTTAGTGGCGTACGCAAAGAAAAAGCAAACGAACAAAGAAGCTTTTGTACCAGCGCTGTTTTTTATGATTGTTGTAACGACAATTGAATGGTTCCCAGCGCTGCGAACGAATGAAGAAAGCTGGCTTTACCTTATGTTGTTTCCACTTCTAATATGTAATATGTATCAACTTCTTATTTTGCCGAAACTTCTTACACATGCAAGAATAGCAAAAGCAGACAAATAGCATATTTGTCTGCTTTTGCTTTATATATACAGTCAGAATAGATGTTAGCGGATATCTTTTACTTGGGTTTTAGAATTTGAAATTAATGTTGAAACACTTACGTTTGAGACTTTTTTATTTTGTAATGAATTCTTGATATATGGAATAGCCTTTGCTGTTTGTTGAGCGGAGTCAGACGCGTGTAGCAATATAATATCTCCCCCACTTAATGGTTTTGTAACATTTGAGACAATTTTCTCAACCCCTGGATTTGTCCAGTCTTTGGAGTCAATGCTCCAATGAACAGTTGTATAGCCTATATCCGATGTTAATTTTAAGATGTCTTTATCAAATTGTCCGTTAGGAGGACGAAGAAGGTGAACATCTTTAAGGCCTAGAGAATCAAAGACTTTCTTGGATTTTGCAAGATCTTGTCTAATCTCATTAGGTTTTAGGCTTGTATAAGAATTATAGTCATAGCCCATTGTGCCAATTTCGTGAC includes these proteins:
- the gerD gene encoding spore germination lipoprotein GerD, with the protein product MKKRLMLLIYIGMCMLLATACAPQDEENNGMDYDQTKKMVVDILKTDEGKKAVEAIMKDPSVRQDILMDQNAIKDTISQTLVSDKGVEFWKKAMDDPKFAESFAKSLEKENKTVIKQLMKDPEYQGMLQDVLKDPAMEKEVLTVLKSKEYRTYLQKIMSETFDSPLYQSKIQDILLKAAEETQGGQKQSSDDGGSSSGGSDSGGEQQQQ
- the pdaB gene encoding polysaccharide deacetylase family sporulation protein PdaB, whose amino-acid sequence is MNMFYTIRAKRIKQTMLIVVAAFFTSFFLYAQQTFHFPVFSTDNGPRAVYKADDKNPEVALTFNISWGDERAIPILNELKKQHIENATFFLSASWAERHPDIVERIKKEGHEIGTMGYDYNSYTSLKPNEIRQDLAKSKKVFDSLGLKDVHLLRPPNGQFDKDILKLTSDIGYTTVHWSIDSKDWTNPGVEKIVSNVTKPLSGGDIILLHASDSAQQTAKAIPYIKNSLQNKKVSNVSVSTLISNSKTQVKDIR
- a CDS encoding KinB-signaling pathway activation protein — translated: MNSRNWVRLFLTTLAVGGISTAFVGFAVRWGEYGHLFQQGKIGEIVAVLTWLVGVGFIFSLISQMGFFAYLTIHRFGLGIFKSVSLWKSVQIIFILFVLFDVAYFRYKFFQQPGEGIGKYILLSVFLLAVGLLVAYAKKKQTNKEAFVPALFFMIVVTTIEWFPALRTNEESWLYLMLFPLLICNMYQLLILPKLLTHARIAKADK